Proteins encoded within one genomic window of Malassezia restricta chromosome VII, complete sequence:
- a CDS encoding lanosterol synthase, with translation MTDVTGPPLGQTDLHRWRLRVSDVGRHVWHYLETDAEVEAWPQTPMDRYWLGLPVGAETYPEAAATPLEAARRGLAFYRHLQADDGHFPGEYGGPMFLLPGLIIGMYVTQTPIPAAWRVEIARYLWHRRHPDDGGWGIHIEGHSTVFGTALNYVVLRIVGVPPDHPMMVQARTTLWRLGGATGLPSWGKLWLALLNVYDWEGVHPIPPELWLLPDAVPIHPWRWWVHTRMVYLPMGYLYGQRFRAEETELVKALRAELYPTPYDEIHWPAQRNHVAAADLYAPHTRVLDALFCVLGQYERVHIGALREAGMRRAYELIVKEDINTSYQCLGPVNKMLNYIVRWIVDGPASEAMARHREKLRDFVWMSADGLMMTGTNGSQLWDTSFIAQAMCDAGLARDHRDMCQSILAWLDATQIRENPTFYRSAYRFATKGAWPFSTREQGYTVSDCTAEGLKGVLMLQEASGADLGRPVSQQRLRDAVDLLLSMQNPGGGYASYETINGPSVLEWLNPAEVFGNIMVEHAYPECTTSVVSGLRMFQRYDSYRSADIDAAVDAAVGYILRAQRADGSWYGSWAICFTYAAMFALESLRHAGHTHANSEAVRRACAFLLGHQREDGGWGESYKSCETHAYVQSRSQVVQTSWAVLALMHADYPDATPIRRGIALIMSRQQPDGSWAQEQIEGIFNHNCAISYPHYKFAFTIWALGKAAGRVG, from the coding sequence ATGACCGACGTGACAGGACCGCCGCTCGGGCAGACCGACTTGCATCGGTGGCGACTGCGTGTCTCGGATGTGGGGCGGCACGTCTGGCACTATCTGGAGACGGACGCGGAGGTAGAGGCATGGCCTCAGACGCCGATGGACAGGTACTGGCTTGGGCTGCCGGTGGGCGCCGAGACGTATCCTGAGGCGGCCGCGACACCGCTGGaagcggcgcggcgtggaCTGGCGTTCTATCGCCACCTGCAGGCAGACGACGGGCACTTTCCCGGCGAGTATGGTGGCCCGATGTTCCTGCTTCCTGGCCTGATCATCGGTATGTACGTGACGCAGACGCCGATCCCAGCTGCGTGGCGCGTGGAAATCGCTCGGTACCTGTGGCACCGACGGCACCCGGACGATGGCGGTTGGGGCATCCACATCGAAGGACACTCGACCGTGtttggcacggcgctcaactacgtcgtgctgcgcatcgtcggcgtgccgccTGACCACCCGATGAtggtgcaggcgcgcacgacgctgtggcgcttgggcggcgcgaCGGGCCTGCCGAGCTGGGGCAAGTTGTGGCTGGCGTTGCTGAACGTGTACGACTGGGAGGGTGTGCATCCGATCCCGCCTGAGCTGTGGCTTCTACCTGACGCTGTGCCGATTCATCCGTGGCGCTGGTGGGTCCACACCCGCATGGTGTACCTGCCTATGGGCTACCTGTACGGCCAGCGCTTCCGTGCGGAAGAAACGGAGCTGgtcaaggcgctgcgggcGGAGCTGTACCCGACGCCGTACGATGAGATCCACTGGCCCGCACAGCGGAATCacgtcgcggcggccgaTCTGTACGCGCCGCACACCCGCGTGCTGGATGCCCTGTTCTGTGTGCTGGGGCAGTATGAGCGTGTGCACATTGGAGCGCTTCGTGAGGCTGGCATGCGGCGTGCGTACGAGCTGATTGTGAAAGAGGACATCAACACGAGCTACCAGTGCCTGGGGCCTGTGAACAAGATGCTCAACTACATCGTGCGGTGGATCGTGGACGGGCCGGCGAGCGAGGCGATGGCGCGGCACCGTGAGAAGCTGCGTGACTTTGTGTGGATGAGCGCTGACGGCCTCATGATGACGGGCACGAATGGCAGCCAGCTGTGGGACACGTCGTTCATTGCCCAGGCGATGTGTGATGCGGGCCTGGCGCGGGACCACCGCGATATGTGCCAGTCGATCTTGGCGTGGCTGGATGCGACGCAGATCCGTGAGAATCCGACGTTTTATCGCTCGGCGTACCGCTTTGCCACCAAGGGCGCCTGGCCGTTTAGTACGCGCGAGCAGGGCTACACGGTGAGCGACTGCACGGCCGAGGGCCTGAAGGGCGTCTTGATGCTGCAGGAGGCGAGTGGGGCCGACCTGGGCCGGCCGGTGTCgcagcagcggctgcgCGATGCGGTCGACTTGCTGCTGTCGATGCAGAATCCGGGCGGTGGATATGCGTCGTACGAGACGATCAATGGGCCGAGCGTGCTGGAGTGGCTGAATCCTGCCGAGGTGTTTGGCAACATTATGGTCGAGCACGCGTACCCGGAGTGCACGACCTCGGTCGTGTCGGGCCTGCGTATGTTCCAGCGGTACGACAGCTACCGCTCGGCGGACATTGATGCGGCGGTGGATGCGGCGGTCGGATATATTTTGcgggcgcagcgtgcggaTGGCTCCTGGTACGGCTCGTGGGCGATCTGCTTTACGTATGCGGCCATGTTTGCGCTCGAGAGCCTGAGGCATGCGGGGCACACGCATGCGAACAgcgaggcggtgcgccgtgcgtgtgcctTCCTGCTTGGCCACCAGCGCGAAGATGGTGGATGGGGCGAGAGCTACAAGTCGTGTGAGACGCATGCGTACGTTCAGTCGCGATCGCAGGTCGTGCAGACGTCGTGGgccgtgctggcgctgATGCATGCCGACTACCCGGACGCGACGCCGATCCGGCGCGGCATTGCGTTGATCATGTCGCGACAGCAGCCGGACGGCTCCTGGGCGCAGGAGCAGATTGAGGGCATTTTCAACCACAATTGTGCGATTTCGTACCCGCACTACAAGTTTGCCTTCACGATTTGGGCGCTGGGCAAGGCGGCAGGTAGGGTTGGGTAG
- a CDS encoding transmembrane protein 167, which produces MTALFHFQSLLLVVLLVICTCTYIRATAPALVDRNRKGMLGVFFKAARIGERLSPYCSLACVAMAVYIVT; this is translated from the exons ATG ACGGCGCTCTTTCACTTCCAGTCGCTCCTTCTCGTGGTGCTGCTGGTCATCTGCACCTGCACCTATATccgcgcgacggcgccggcgctcgtggaccGCAACCGGAAAGG CATGCTCGGCGTGTTCTTCAAGGCCGCTCGCATCG GCGAGCGATTGTCCCCCTACTGTTCCCTGGCGTGTGTGGCCATGGCCGTGTATATCGTTACGTAG
- a CDS encoding 26S proteasome non-ATPase regulatory subunit 10 — protein sequence MAQLPALHKACLDGSLEGVRAALAQPDAPQVLQTPDADGRTPLHWAASSDAKHALIEALHAAGPLDVNARDASLWTPLMIASSAGALRVVQWLLAQGADVHAGNAKRITALHYACSKNHIDIVRELLEAGADVNAIDGAQQRPIHRAASAGHSAVVQVLLAPPPRNDGTPHPKTRVNPADRLGNTPLHLAVDSAHAQTAALLIDVGGADRWRQNADGLVPEQLEGVGGLEQKRVRDMLVQSFGPLGI from the coding sequence atggcgcagctgcctgcCTTGCACAAGGCCTGCCTCGACGGGAGCCtcgagggcgtgcgcgctgccCTGGCGCAGccggatgcgccgcaggtGCTGCAGACGCCCGATGCCGAtggacgcacgccgctccaTTGGGCCGCGTCGAGTGACGCGAAGCACGCGctgatcgaggcgctccaCGCCGCGGGGCCGCTGGATGTCaatgcgcgcgacgcgagTCTGTGGACGCCGCTCATGAtcgcgtcgtcggcgggCGCTctgcgcgtcgtgcagtGGCTCCTcgcccaaggcgccgaCGTGCACGCCGGGAatgccaagcgcatcacggcgctgcactATGCATGCAGCAAGAACCACATCGATATCGTGCGTGAACTCCTCGAAGCTGGCGCGGATGTCAATGCGATCGACGGCGCACAGCAGCGCCCCATCCACCGCGCTGCCTCCGCCGGGCAcagcgccgtcgtccaAGTCCTCCttgcgccgccaccacggAACGACGGCACACCGCACCCCAAAACGCGCGTGAATCCCGCTGACCGACTGGGCAACACGCCGCTGCACCTCGCGGTCGACTCGGCTCACGCGCAGACGGCGGCTCTCCtcatcgacgtcggcggcgccgatcgGTGGCGCCAGAACGccgacggcctcgtgcctgagcagctcgagggcgtcggCGGTCTCGAGCAGAAGCGCGTCcgcgacatgctcgtgcagtCGTTTGGGCCTCTCGGTATCTAG
- a CDS encoding transcription initiation factor TFIID subunit 11 yields the protein MDDTPTSRKRGRKSEAPPTPVDVLDEVDDELVGWPAKRGKKRKNDSGARERSSSVRGASADRRSASRVPDSADDARHESDDNDDDASEDESDVAEGDALADDEFSRQQTIYAAQQRSMGLLSHLMDEDQLERHMASRRGSLNKGSVRKLVNHVLSQTVNQHIVMAVSGVGKVFVGEMVELARTVQRERHESGPILPLHLYEAYRRYKNAQERPGRFPPGLSSGGAGLGRRRRLFS from the coding sequence ATGGACGATACGCCCACGAGCCGCAAGCGTGGGCGCAAGTcggaggcgccgccgacgccggtggacgtgctggacgaagtcgatgacgagctcgtcggATGGCCGGCGAAGCGCGGCAAGAAGCGGAAGAATGacagcggcgcacgcgagCGGTCGTCCAgtgtgcgcggcgccagtGCCGatcggcgcagcgcgtcgcgcgtgccggACAGtgcggacgatgcgcggcacgagtcggacgacaacgacgacgatgcgtcCGAGGACGAGTCTGATGTCGccgagggcgacgcgctcgcagACGACGAGTTTTCGCGGCAGCAGACCATCTatgccgcgcagcagcggaGTATGGGTCTCTTGTCGCACctgatggacgaggaccAACTGgagcggcacatggcctCGCGACGTGGCTCGCTCAATAAGGGCAGTGTGCGCAAGCTCGTGAACCACGTCCTGTCCCAGACAGTGAACCAGCACATTGTGATGGCCGTGAGCGGTGTCGGCAAAGTGTTTGTCGGCGAGATGgtcgagctcgcgcgcacCGTGCAGCGGGAGCGCCACGAGAGCGGGCCGATCCTCCCGCTGCATCTGTACGAAGCGTATCGCCGCTACAAAAATGCCCAGGAACGCCCGGGTCGCTTTCCACCAGGGCTATCGAGTGGCGGGGCGGGCCTgggccggcgccggcgcctgtTTTCATAG
- a CDS encoding saccharopine dehydrogenase → MSSNVVLTHPLIRDGWFREESPQWPGQAMSLRVRRILHHEKSLFQDVLVFESETYGNVLVLDGAIQCTERDEFSYQEMIAHLPINSHPNPRRVLVIGGGDGGVLREIVKHDMVEEAVLCDIDEAVPRVSKQYLPRMAEGLSHPKSRVIIGDGFAFLKDPQNQGSFDVIITDSSDPDGPAEVLFQKPYFELLKGALRPGGHISTQAESMWLHLQLIRSLTQSTKELFPVADYAYTMIPTYPCGQIGFVVCSLDPERNVREPLRTVPHCSYYNNDIHRAAFVLPQFAHRVIMDGEPAPAPVVATGDVKRRRTDASKPKSVLVLGSGYVAAPVIEYLLRFPELSVTIGSARHAAKLGAQFPKARTVQVDVQDAQALSAAIQPHDLVISLIPYTHHAAVIRAACQHKVDVVTTSYVSDAIRALEPEIQAAGITVMNEIGLDPGLDHLYAVKAIADIHQAGGQVQSFRSFCGGLPAPEAATNPLGYKFSWSSRGVLLALRNTAKFVRDHAVQTVSGLDLMATAQPYHILPSLALVAYANRDSTPFREWYGIPEAAECIRGTLRYQGFPELVLALVRLGFLDETSQDWLAAPGLTWSQLAARLVGTQADEASLRRGIEERTGASELVIEGLRWLGLFSDDAVTVGGLPEQLAAKSGNLLDTLCVRLEGKCAYAPGERDMVLLQHRFGVVTKDGAHKTLTSTLLDYGVPNGTTAMARLVGLPCAIAARLVLERHPALKKTGIIVPYSLDVAEPIRLELVQEGVALEEQWL, encoded by the coding sequence atgtcgagcaACGTGGTTCTGACGCATCCCCTGATCCGCGATGGCTGGTTCCGCGAAGAGAGCCCGCAGTGGCCCGGGCAGGCGATGAGcctgcgcgtgcgccgcatcctGCACCACGAAAAGAGTCTGTTCCAGGACGTGCTTGTGTTCGAGTCGGAGACGTACGGGAACGtcctcgtgctcgacggTGCGATCCAGTGCACGGAGCGAGACGAGTTTTCGTACCAGGAGATGATTGCGCACCTGCCGATCAACTCGCACCCGAACCCGCGCCGCGTGCTTGTGATTGGCGGTGGCGATGGCGGTGTGCTCCGTGAGATTGTGAAGcacgacatggtcgaggAGGCCGTGCTGTGTGACATTGACGAGGCCGTGCCGCGTGTGTCGAAGCAGTACCtgccgcgcatggccgaggGCCTGTCGCACCCCAAGTCGCGCGTGATCATCGGCGACGGCTTTGCGTTCCTCAAGGACCCGCAGAACCAGGGCTCGTTCGACGTCATCATCACCGACTCCTCCGACCCCGACGGCCCCGCCGAAGTGCTCTTCCAGAAGCCATActttgagctgctcaaggGCGCCCTCCGCCCCGGCGGCCACATCTCGACGCAGGCCGAGAGCATGTGGCTCCATCTCCAGCTCATTCGCTCGCTGACCCAGTCGACCAAGGAGCTGTTCCCCGTCGCCGACTACGCCTACACCATGATCCCGACGTACCCATGCGGCCAGATCGGCTTCGTCGTGTGCTCGCTCGACCCGGAGCGCAACGTCCGCGAGCCCCTGCGCACCGTGCCCCACTGCTCCTACTACAACAACGACATCCACCGCGCCGCCTTTGTCCTCCCGCAGTTTGCGCACCGCGTCATTATGGACGGCGAGCCGGCGCCCGCCCCCGTCGTCGCGACGGGCGACGTCAAGCGCCGCCGCACCGACGCCTCCAAGCCCAAGAgcgtgctcgtgctcggctCGGGCTACGTCGCCGCGCCCGTCATCGAGTACCTCTTGCGCTTCCCTGAGCTCAGCGTCACCATCGGCTCGGCCCGCCACGCCGCCAAGCTCGGCGCGCAGTTCCCCAAGGCGCGCACCGTGCAGGTCGACGTGCAGGATGCACAGGCCCtcagcgccgcgatccAGCCGCACGACCTCGTCATCTCGCTCATCCCGTACACGCACCATGCCGCTGTGATccgcgcggcatgccagCACAAGGTCGACGTCGTCACGACGTCGTACGTGTCGGACGCGATCCGCGCTCTCGAGCCCGAGATCCAGGCTGCCGGCATCACGGTCATGAACGAGATCGGCCTCGACCCCGGTCTCGACCACCTGTACGCCGTCAAGGCCATCGCCGACATCCACCAGGCCGGCGGCCAGGTGCAGTCGTTCCGCTCGTTCTGCGGCGGTCTGCCGGCGCCCGAGGCCGCGACGAACCCGCTCGGCTACAAGTTCTCGTGGtcgtcgcgcggcgtgctCCTGGCCCTGCGCAACACGGCCAAGTTCGTGCGCGACCATGCCGTGCAGACCGTGAGCGGCCTCGACTTGATGGCCACCGCGCAGCCGTACCACATTCTCCCGTCGCTCGCCCTGGTCGCGTACGCCAACCGCGACTCGACGCCCTTCCGCGAGTGGTACGGCATCCCCGAGGCCGCCGAGTGCATccgcggcacgctgcggTACCAGGGCTTCCCTGAGCTCGTCCTCGccctcgtgcgcctcggctTCCTCGACGAGACGTCGCAGGACTGgctcgcggcgccaggTCTGACGTGGTCGCagctcgcggcgcgcctcgtcggcacgcAGGCCGACGAGGCCTCGCTCCGCCGCGGCATCGAGGAGCGCACGGGCGCGAGTGAGCTCGTGATCGAGGGTCTCCGCTGGCTCGGCCTCTTCTCGGACGACGCGGTCACGGTCGGTGGCCTGCcggagcagctcgcggcCAAGTCGGGCAacctgctcgacacgctgtgcgtgcgtcTCGAGGGCAAGTGCGCGTACGCGCccggcgagcgcgacatggtcCTACTGCAGCACCGCTTCGGCGTCGTGACCAAGGACGGCGCACACAAGACGCTCACGTCGACGCTCCTCGACTACGGCGTGCCGAACggcacgacggcgatgGCGCGTCTCGTGGGCCTGCCGTGCGCGATCGCagcgcgcctcgtgctggagcGCCATCCCGCACTCAAGAAGACCGGCATCATCGTGCCGTACTCGCTCGACGTCGCTGAGCCCATccgcctcgagctcgtgcaggagggcgtggcgctcgaggagcagTGGCTGTAG
- a CDS encoding tubulin beta, translated as MREIVHLQTGQCGNQVGTKFWEVLSDEHGLDGSGNYVGTSPLQLERINVYYNEAADNKYVPRAVLVDLEPGTMDSIRSSALGNMFRPDNFVFGQSGAGNNWAKGHYTEGAELVDSVMDVVRKEAENCDMLQGFQITHSLGGGTGAGMGTLLISKIREEYPDRMMATFSVMPSPKVSDTVVEPYNATLSVHQLVENSDETFCIDNEALYDICFRTLKLKTPNYDDLNQLVSLVMSGITTCLRFPGQLNSDLRKLAVNMVPFPRLHFFMVGFAPLTAQGSQQYRAATVSELTSQMFDAKNMMAASDPRMGRYLTVAAYFRGKLSMKEVEDQMQAVQMKNSSYFVEWIPNNVQTAHCDIAPRDLKMSVTFIGNNTAIQELFKRVSAQFQAMFRRKAFLHWYTGEGMDEMEFTEAESNLADLISEYQQYQEATADDDLEEYDGYDGEEYEEDM; from the coding sequence ATGCGTGAGATTGTGCACTTGCAGACCGGCCAGTGTGGTAACCAGGTCGGAACGAAGTTCTGGGAGGTGCTCTCGGATGAGCACGGCCTCGATGGCAGTGGAAACTacgtcggcacgtcgccgctgcagctcgagcggATCAACGTGTACTATAACGAGGCGGCGGACAACAAgtacgtgccgcgcgccgtgctcgtggaCCTCGAGCCGGGCACGATGGACTCGATCCGCTCGAGTGCGCTCGGCAACATGTTCCGCCCGGACAACTTTGTGTTTGGCCAGAGCGGTGCCGGCAACAACTGGGCCAAGGGCCACTACACAGAgggcgccgagctcgtcgactCGGTCATGgacgtcgtgcgcaagGAGGCCGAGAACTgcgacatgctgcaggGCTTCCAGATCACGCACTCGCTCGGCGGTGGTACGGGTGCCGGTATGGGCACGCTCCTCATCTCCAAGATCCGCGAAGAGTACCCCGACCGCATGATGGCCACCTTCAGTGTGATGCCGTCGCCGAAGGTGTCGGACACGGTCGTCGAGCCGTACAACGCGACGCTGTCCGTGcaccagctcgtcgagaacTCCGACGAGACGTTCTGTATCGATAACGAGGCGCTCTACGATATCTGCTTCCGCACGCTCAAGCTCAAGACGCCCAACTACGACGACCTCAACCAGCTCGTGTCGCTCGTCATGTCGGGCATCACGACGTGCCTGCGCTTCCCCGGCCAGCTCAACTCGGACCTGCGCAAGCTCGCGGTCAACATGGTGCCGTTCCCGCGCCTGCACTTCTTCATGGTCGGCTTCGCGCCCCTCACCGCCCAGGGCAGCCAGCAGTACCGCGCCGCGACCGTGTCGGAGCTCACGTCACAGATGTTTGATGCGAAGAACATGATGGCCGCATCAGACCCGCGCATGGGCCGCTACCTGACCGTCGCTGCCTACTTCCGCGGCAAGCTCTCGATGAAGGAGGTCGAGGACCAGATGCAGGCCGTGCAGATGAAAAACTCGTCGTACTTTGTCGAGTGGATCCCGAACAACGTGCAGACCGCGCACTGCGACATTGCGCCCCGCGACCTCAAGATGTCCGTCACATTCATCGGCAACAACACCGCCATCCAGGAACTCTTCAAGCGCGTGTCCGCGCAGTTCCAGGCCATGTTCCGCCGCAAGGCCTTCTTGCACTGGTACACGGGCGAGGGCATGGACGAAATGGAGTTCACCGAGGCCGAGTCCAACCTCGCCGACCTCATCAGCGAATACCAGCAGTACCAGGAGGCcaccgccgacgacgacctcgAGGAGTACGACGGCTACGACGGCGAGGAGTACGAGGAAGACATGTAG
- a CDS encoding filamentation protein (Rhf1), giving the protein MWKPNRGAHAARELQMARLRGIAPGSQQSAHDVADAIAAFRQHVPAQTLTAQLATLELELHSAILSHLASVGYRDASHANDAPGRAVFPPTMDDDERVRRIVHDLERLAPSTASDPVNATVCVALCELGYFVLGNDSMVIQLTERTELLNADPFGATPLNEHHVAVAILGATVYGMANERAGETDDALFAYERAHELHERARAHTTHQTPLVDEMERWTETALYRYALLLLHARSPKAQHALQRYEAHASRWPATFRQPQRRVIQACLAPAPAAAAPVAPAAQPPATPEATRSSASVAPATTSPRRPLPLPAPMASYASIQARAVRLLQQPPGFPRADESNAHVDTLCEQLVSSWRAEHASHGTKEADDVVLLLYGLAGLSFHSHTVTRLLIHMLHAAEAYAEAYELVPKYIALVHTAWTAQGVPPHRDTQGLRAIDGPSEYVDTVLLGAHIATHYIHAPAQAHEWTDDLLLIGTTDKSPEHRFTMPTPMLARVLRCAGEARLAQARAATPSERATLLDDARVFLRNAVTLDDDASESHYALACLLATQRDTDTALPHARRAIELEPAFVDAWHLTVLLLSARKDVAGARSLAAEALTQIEADDEQPPLRTFLASFDTPPSPFARACAYMQLLITHNALVELTHGVQLALYGQRDLFSAYHARVAPLSTPHAPAEQAPRFTTPGPEVAASTLEARRTFRAREATRLLQRLWLVSAASFRRADNLEQARCAIAEAEQLDARCADVWVQLAQWCLAAGQRTGAAITCLHKALACDTYHTAARVHLARVLLHEPEHEADASIRSPREAEDHARSTPSRSLGSTAHSLQDVEPSFRTPDASSTSSTSTAEALLRTVTQSHGYDVPEAWHALAQLAKQTSRPTDTQRRALLEALRLEASRPIRAWHEALALRM; this is encoded by the coding sequence ATGTGGAAGCCGAatcgcggcgcacacgcggcgcgcgagctgcagATGGCTCGCCTGCGCGGCATCGCCCCTGGATCTCAGCAGAGCGCACACGACGTCGCTGATGCCATCGCAGCTTTCCGCCAGCACGTCCCCGCGCAGACGCtcacggcgcagctggcgacgctcgagctcgagctgcacagTGCCATCCTGTCGCACCTGGCATCCGTCGGCTACCGCGATGCATCACACGCGAACGATGCGCCTGGGCGCGCCGTATTCCCCCccacgatggacgacgacgagcgcgtccggcgcatcgtccatgacctcgagcgcctggcgcccagcaccgCGTCCGATCCCGTGAACGCGACCGTGTGCGTCGCTTTGTGCGAGCTCGGCTACTTTGTCCTCGGCAACGACAGCATGGTCATCCAACTCACCGAGCGCACCGAGCTCCTCAACGCGGATCCGTTCGGCGCCACGCCGCTCAACGAGCACCACGTCGCCGTAGCCATCCTGGGCGCCACCGTCTACGGCATGGCCAACGAACGCGCCGGCGAGACCGACGACGCCCTCTTTGCGTacgagcgcgcgcacgaactgcacgagcgcgcacgcgctcaCACCACGCACCAGACGCCCCTCGTCGACGAAATGGAGCGCTGGACCGAAACGGCGCTCTACCGCTACGCCCTCCTCCTCCTGCACGCCCGCTCGCCcaaggcgcagcacgccctGCAGCGCTACGAAGCGCACGCATCGCGCTGGCCCGCCACCTTCCGGCAGccccagcgccgcgtcatTCAGGCGTGCCTCGCCCCTGCCCCAGCGGCTGCAGCCCCTGTCGCCCCTGCCGCGCAGCCTCCCGCCACACCcgaggcgacgcgctcgtccgCCTCCGTCGCGCCAGCGACGAcctcgccgcgccgtccCCTGCCGCTCCCGGCCCCCATGGCCTCGTACGCCTCGATCCaagcgcgcgccgtgcgcctgctgcagcagccCCCGGGCTTCCCACGCGCCGACGAATCGAATGCGCATGTCGACACCTTGTGCGAGCAGCTCGTGTCCAGctggcgcgccgagcacgCCTCGCACGGCACGAAGGAAGCGGACGACGTCGTCCTGCTCTTGTACGGCCTCGCCGGCCTCTCGTTCCACTCGCACACCGTCACACGCCTGCTCATCCACATGCTccatgccgccgaggcgTACGCGGAAGCCTACGAACTCGTGCCCAAGTACATCGCCCTCGTGCACACCGCCTGGACCGCCCAGGGCGTGCCGCCGCACCGCGACACGCAGGGCTTACGCGCCATCGACGGACCGAGCGAGTACGTCGATACCGTCTTGCTCGGCGCTCACATCGCCACGCACTACATCCATGCCCCGGCCCAGGCACACGAATGGACCGATGACCTGCTGCTCATCGGCACCACCGACAAGAGCCCCGAGCACCGCTTCACGATGCCGACACCCATGCTTGCTCGCGTGCTCCGCTGCGCCGGCGAAGCCCGCCTCGCTcaggcacgcgccgcgacgccatccGAGCGTGCGACGctcctcgacgacgcccgtGTCTTTCTCCGAAACGCCGTGACCCTCGATGACGATGCCTCCGAGTCGCACTATGCCCTCGCCTGCCTCCTtgccacgcagcgcgacACAGACACAGCGCTCCCacacgctcggcgcgccatcgAATTGGAGCCGGCGTTCGTCGACGCATGGCACCTCACCGTGCTCCTCCTCTCCGCCCGCAAAGACGTCgccggcgcacgcagccTCGCCGCCGAAGCGCTCACGCAGATCGAGGCCGATGACGAACAGCCGCCGCTTCGCACGTTCCTCGCGTCCTTCGacacgccgccgtcgcctttcgctcgcgcatgtgccTACATGCAGCTCCTCATCACGCACAAcgccctcgtcgagctcACGCACGGCGTGCAGCTCGCTCTGTACGGACAGCGCGACTTGTTCTCAGCCTACCACGCccgcgtcgcgccgctcaGCACACCCCACGCACCAGCCGAGCAGGCACCGCGCTTCACCACACCCGGCCCGGAGGTCGCCGCCTCGacgctcgaggcacgccgcACGTTCCGGGCTCGCGAAGCCACACGCctcctccagcgcctgTGGCTCGTTagcgccgcctcgttcCGTCGCGCCGACAATCTCGAGCAGGCCCGCTGTGCGatcgccgaggccgagcagctcgacgcacgctgcgctgACGTGTGGGTCCAGCTCGCACAGTGGTGCCTCGCGGCCGGTCAACGCACGGGCGCCGCCATCACCTGCCTGCACAAGGCCCTCGCTTGCGACACGTACCACACAGCCGCCCGCGTCCATCTCGCTCGTGTcctcctgcacgagccgGAGCACGAGGCCGACGCCAGCATCCGCTCACCGCGCGAGGCTGAGGATCATGCACGCTCCACGCCCAGCCGCTCCCTCGGCAGCACAGCGCACTCGCTGCAGGACGTCGAGCCCTCCTTCCGCACGCCCgacgcatcgtccacatccTCGACCAGCACGGCCGAGGCCCTCCTGCGCACCGTCACGCAGTCCCACGGCTACGATGTCCCCgaggcatggcacgcactggcgcagctcgccaagcaAACATCGCGCCCTACCGAcacccagcgccgcgctctcCTCGAAGCTTTGCGCCTCGAAGCATCTCGCCCCATCCGGGCCTGGCACGAGGCGTTGGCCCTGCGTATGTAG